One Lentisphaerota bacterium genomic window, GTACTCGGTGAATTCGTCCCAGTAGCGGGTGAAGCCGAGATAGGCGACCCGGGGGCGCGCCTTGCGTTTCCCCGCATAGCCGTCCAGCACGAAGGCCTGCGTGAGCTGGATGGCGCGGTCCTGCCGGTAGTTCGTGTGCATCACCGCGTCGCCGTCGCCCATGCCGGCATAGTCGCCGATCACGCAGCAGGGGATGTATTCGTCGCCCATCTCCTGGCCGTCCGGCGTGCGGTCGGCCGCATACGACGTGCGCACCGCCTCGACGGCCGAAGCCTCGCGCCGCCCCTCGGCGCAGACCAGGCAGTGGTAGGCCGTGTCGGTGAGCGCCCAGTTCTTGGAGCGGTCCATGGCGTAGTAGCGCCCCATCACCGTGCCGATGCGGCAGTGGCCGACCGCCGCCATTTCGATCTCCAGCCGGCCGAGGTATTCCAGCGTGCTCCGCGGCGGGGTGTCGCGCCCGTCCAAAAAGGGATGGATCACGATCTCGCCCTGCGGGAACTCCTCGCGCGCGCGGCGCATGATCTTGAAGAGATGCTCCTGATGAGCATGCACCCCCTCGTCCTGCAGTAGCCCCAGCAGGTGCAGCCGGCTTTTGTTCTTCCGCCACTGGGCCATCAGCGCCTGCCACTTCTCCGCGCGGAACAGCTCGCCCGTGCTCAGGCCGTCGTCAATCCGCTTCAGCTCCTGGATGACCACCCGCCCCGCCCCCATGTTGAGGTGCCCCACCTCGCTCGACCCCTGATATCCCTCGGGCAGCCCCACCGCCTCGCCACTGCACGCCAGCCGTGTCCACGGGTAGCGCGTGCGATACCGGTCGATGTTCGGCGTTTGCGCCGCAAACACCGCATTGCCCAGCTCGCGGGGATTGAGCCCCCATCCGTCACGAATAATGATAGCTACCGGTCTCATCTGTTCCTCCCCATTTCAGCTTTCAGCATTTCAGCATTTCAGCTTTCAGCTTTCAGCATTTCAGCGTTTCAGCTTTTCTCTTCAGCTTTCAGCATTTCAGCATTTCAGCATTTCAGCTTTTCTCCCCAGCTCTTCCGCGTCCAGCGCATACGCCGGATCGATCTCCAGCGGCAGCGCCGACCCGCCCGCTGCGGCGGGCGCGAGGGTCACGCCCGCCGCCGCGAACCAGCGCGCCCATTTGGCCTGCAGGTCGCGGCGGCAGGTTTCCGGCGAGTCGGGGCCGGAGGCATTTTTCACCGGTGAAAATTCATCGGCGCGATCAAAGGCCAAATTGACCACCCGCTTCGCGTCGGGCAGCACGTCGAAGATGAATTTCTCGAACTTGTAACCGGTGTTGGCCGTCGGCTTGACCACCGTGCCGTCATCGGCGCAGAACGGGATCTTCTTGTGCGCCAGATGCAGGGGCAGGGGACGGAGCGCCTCCTGTCTGAGGAAGGGGAGGCTGAAAACATGGATCGCCACGCTGCCATAGTTGAAGACCAGCCCGCCGTCGGGCGTGCGCCGATGCTTCTGCTCGTCGGTCAGCTCGGAGTATTCGACCATCTCGCAGCGGCCGTCGCGCATCACCACCACACCCAGACCCTCCTGCGGCTCGCGCTTGGCGCAGACCTTGATCGAAATGTCGGCGTGTTCCAGCAGGTGGAGCCCGATGAACGCCGGATCGGCGACCTCCACCAGCGGATTGTCGACCTGGAAATAAAAGACCGTGGTCAGGCCGCGGCGTTCCATGTCGGCCAGCCCGCCGCTCGCCGCCAGCGCCGAAAGCGTGCCGCCGTGGCCGTCGGGGCTCATGAAGATGTGGCCGGGCGCATCCAAAATGATCCGGCCGGAGGCGTCGAGCGCGGGCCACATCCCCTGCATGAAGAAAAAGACATCCTCGCGCGCCAGGCCGAAAAAGCCCTGCTCCTCGAAATGCGCGCGCGTCGCCGCGTCGTTGGTGTCGCTCGTCAGGATGTAGAAGGGCACCCGCACGCCGTGCCGCCGCGACAGCGCGAGCACCTTGCGCGCGTGATAGTGGAAGAGCGTCGCGCCGCTCGCCGGCCCGATCACATACGCGCCCTTCGGGCCGTCGTAGCCGAGGCGCGAGCCTTGTCCGCCCGCCACCAGCAGCACGCCGACGCGCCCCGCGCGCAGCTCGGCCTCGCCCCGCGCCACGGCCGCCGCCCGCGCCGCCGTGTCGAGCGTCACCACGTCGGCCGGCTGCGGCGCGCCCGCCGCCCCCGCGCCGCCGCCCGCCGCCAGCATCTCCCGCATCCGGGCGATGCTCTCAAAATCGAGCGTGGCGATCTGCGCGAGCAGCGCCTCGCGCGCCGCCCCATCCAGCCGATCCCAGAAGCGGAGCACATGCCCCTGCCCGTGATGATGCAAAACCTCTGTGGCGTGTTCAAACGTCATGCGTCTCTCCTGTTCATGCGGTAATCCCGCGACCCGGCGGTCACCCCGCCTGCTTCGTCGCGTTCAGGCGCAACATCGCGTCAATAAAGGGCTGCAGCGCGCCGTCCAGCACCGCCTGCACGTTCGATGTCTGCTCGTCCGTCCGGTGATCCTTGACCATCGTGTACGGCTGGAGCACGTAGGAGCGGATCTGGCTGCCCCAGGCGATTTCGCCCTTCTCGCCGTAAAACCGCTCCATCTCCTGGCGCTGCTGGTCGGCCTGCAGCTCGTAGAGCTTGGCCTTGAGGATGCTCATCGCCCGCGCCCGGTTTTTGTGCTGCGAGCGCTCGTTCTGGCAGGCCACGACGATGCCGGTCGGGAGGTGGGTCAGCCGGACCGCCGAGTCGGTCTTGTTCACATGCTGACCGCCCGAACCGCCGGAGCGGTAGGTGTCGACCCGCAGATCATCCTCGTTGACCTCCACGTCGGCGTCGTCTTCCAGCTCGGCGATCACATCGAGCGAGCAGAACGAGGTGTGACGGCGCTTGGCCGAGTCGAACGGACTGATCCGCACCAGCCGGTGGATGCCCCGTTCGCCCTTGAGATACCCGTAAGCATAGGCCCCCCGCACCGCGAAGGTGATCGATTTGAGCCCCGCCTCCTCGCCCGCCTGACTGTCCATGACCTCGAGCTCGTAGCCGTTGTCCTCGCAATACCTGCGGTACATGCGGAACAGCATGTCGGCCCAGTCACAGGATTCGGTGCCGCCGGCGCCGGAATGAATCGTGAGAAAGGCGTTGCTGGCGTCGAGCTTGCCGCCCAGGAGCGACTGCATCCGCAGTTTCCTGAAGATCGCTTCGCCGCGGGCCGCGGCGTCGGCCGCCTCCTGCACCGCCTGGTCGCGCGCCGCCTCATCCGGCTCGGCACGCGCCAGATCCATCAGCAGCGCGGCATCCTCGATCGCCAGGCACAGCCCGTCAAACGGCTTGACGAACGCCCGTTCGCGGTTGGTTTTGCCGATCACATCCCGCGCCGCCGCGGCATTGTTCCAGAATTCCGGGACCGCGGCCTGAGCCTCCAGCTCGTTTAAACGTTCGCGACGGTTGGCAATGTCAAAGATAACCTCGCATCTCTACCAGTCCCTCGCGCAACTGGTCGAGGCGCGTCATCACGTCCTCGATGGCAATAGCCATGTTAAAAAATCCTTTCACCCGCCCGGTCTGGAGCCCCGCCCGCGCGGTCTCATCATACCGATCAAGGGGCTAAAGTGCGTATTGTCGCACATGACCGGCCTTAGAGGCAAGAAAGCAAACGCCCTTTTCTCTGCTTCCCATATCACGTCTTATTGGGTGAGGCTCTTGCAAAACCCCCCGGACGCTGCGCCTGACGGCTTGCGTCCGAGAGGTTTTGTAAGATTTTTTGCTGAAGCGGCGGGTCCGACGCTAAACAAACGGACTCGACAGGGCCATCGTTGCGGGTTTCGGCCGTTTTCGGGCAGGCGCCGCCGTCCTCGCCCTGTCGCGGGCGGGTTTGCCGAGGTCGGAGTCCGACTCGATCAGGTTCAGGCGAGCATTCTGAGCATCTGCTCGGCGGCGATGACCAGCAAGCCGAAGGCCAGGTGTGCCGCCACCTTGACCGGGCCGCGCACGCGGACATGCCGTCCACCGTGTTCCTCATGCAGATGGCTGTTGACCCGCTCGACGGCCGTGCGCTCGTTGTAGCGCCGCGACTCTGCCGGGGAAAACTCGATCTTTTCTCCCCGCCGCGCATTGTGGTCAATGATGGCCACGTGCCCCAGCCGCGCGGACATCTCGCGAATTTCCTTGGCGTCGTACGCGGCGTCGGCCAAGTCATAGAGGTTGATGATGCGTTCGGCGGTCATCTGCGCCAAGGGAATGGCGACCTGGCTGTCATGCAGGCTGGCGGAGGTGAGGATGAAGCTGACCGGGATATCGCCGTCGATCACGTCCAGATGGGCCTTGTACCCACGCCAGCATTCGGTCTTGTCTTGGCTGTTTTTCTTGCAGCCCCAGTCGCAAACTGTTGGCAAATCGGCCAGATTCGCCTTCAAATCGCGTTCGAGTTGACGTTGCATCCGGGTGGGTTCCGGTGGCTGAGCGGGAGGTTCGTCCTTGCGGCGGCGGCCGCGTTTGAGATCGGCATTCGCCTTCGGCTTGGCCGCAGCCTTCTCGCGGGCGTGAATCGCGGTGGCGTCGCGGCTGACGTGTCCGGCGAGCTTCTCACCATAGTGCGTCTTGAGCATGGCCTCGTGAATCTGCTGCGGCCGGTCGTCGCGGGCGAAGGCGTCGAACGCGCGCGAAAAGGTTGCCTCAGAGGGCACCTCGCCAAGTGACTCCCAGCCGCACAACCGACGCAGGGCCGGACGGTGGCGGATGGCGTCGATCAGGTCGCGGGTGGTGGCGAAGTTCCACACGGCTTTGGCGATGTACGCCTTGCACAGCGTTAACCGATCACTGGGCGGACAGCCGTTGCCGCACCATCGGTAGGTCGCGATGTGATCTTGCGGAGCGCACAGTTCGCAGACGGCCACGAACTGCCGATGCTTGTCGTCGAGCGCTCCGATTTCGTCCTCCAGCACTGGGAAGAGCCATAACTGGATGCTGCTCCACAACTGGCCCATTGGGTTTTGCTGTCGCGTGTTCTGCATGCGCAAGTCTCCTTTCTGCGTGTCCACACCCGTTCTTTTGAGTGACGGATAAGTTATAACATATTGCGCAGCAAAAAGATACAACTATTTTAATAAAAAATGGGGGGGGGTAGACAAATGCCTTGGAATGTGCGACACTACTCTTGTTCGTTGTGGGCGTGGTATGCTGCCGCGCAGAAAACGATGGGGCATTGGTTGGAAAGTCAGACGAGTCCACGTTGGGCGACGCGGCTCTTCAACTTACAAAACGCCCCGCGACGCAAGCCGTCAGGCGCAGCGTTGCGGGGGGTTTTGCAAGAGCCTCATTATCAAGCGTCTCTTTTGTCGAATCAGGTTTTGCGCGGTCTCGGGGCATTCCGTGCGGGAATGCCGCACGTGCGGGATCGGGCGTGTTTAGCGAAGGAGTTTAAGACGTGGGTAAAGCGAGCGTTTTTTCGGGGCAGGGCGCGCAATACGTTGGCATGGGCAGGGATCTGGCCGCTGCAGACGGGGCGATTCTCTCGATTTTTGACCGTGCGAACGAGGTGCTGGGCTTTGATCTGAAGTCCCGGTGTTTCGATGGGCCGATCGAGGCTTTGACGCAGTCCAACGTCTGTCAGCCGGCGATTTTTGTGGTCAGCGTGGCCTGCCTCCGCGCGTATCAGGCCCGGTTTCCGGAGGCCCGGTTTGATCTGACGGCCGGGCTGAGTCTGGGCGAGTGGACGGCGCTGCACGCAGCGGGTGTCCTGGGCTTTGACGAGACGCTGCGGGTGCTGGAAGCGCGCGGGCGCTTCATGCAGGAGGCCTGCGGCGCGCGCGAGGGCGGCATGGTGAGCATCATGGGCGCCACGGCCGATCAGCTCGACGCCCTCTGCAGCGCGACCGGCGTGACCCAGGCCAATATCAATTCGGAATCCCAGGTGGTGCTTTCCGGCGCCAAGGCGGGCATCGCCGATGCGGCCAGACTGGCAGGCGAGATGAAGCTTAAGGCGGTGCCTCTGGCGGTGGCCGGGGCGTTTCATTCGCCGTTGATGGCTCCGGCGCGCGAGCAACTGGCCGGCTTCCTGAAGACGGTGCCGTTCGGGACGCCCCGGATGACGGTGCTGTCGAATGTGACGGGGCAGCCGCACCCGGCGGACGGCGAAGCGATCAAGGCGCTCATGCTGCGGCAGGTGACCGAGTCGGTGCGGCTGCTCGATTGCGTGCGCACGGCGCGCGCGGCGGGCGTCGCCGATTTCACTGAATTCGGCCCGGGGAAGGTGCTCTCGGGGCTGATCAAGCGGATTGACAAGCAGTTCGCTGTGGCGAACATCCAGGACGTGCCGTCGCTCGACGCCTTGACGCCGCCGGCCTGAGCCGCACGCCGGACGAAGATCACAGGATTCACCCACAACAAAGGAACACACTATGGGACGGTTTGATGGAAAGATCGCGCTGGTTACGGGCGCGGGGCGGGGTATTGGACGCATCATCGCTGAGACGCTCGCGCGGGATGGCGCCGATCTGGTGCTCTGCGATGTGATGCCGGAGCCGCTGGAGGAGTGTGCCGCGTCTATCACCGCCCTTGGACGCAAGGTGTTGACGGTGGTGACCGACGTGGGCAACAAGGACTCGGTTGAAGCGTGCGTGGCGCGCGCGGTGGAGACTTTCGGCCGGATCGACATTCTGGTCAACAACGCCGGGATCACCCGGGACAAGCTGTTGATCCGGATGAGCGACGAGGACTGGGATCTGGTTCTGCAGATCAATCTGAAGGGCGCGTTCCTGTTCTCGCGGGCTGCGGCCCGGCTGATGATGAAGCAGCGTTCGGGGGTGATGATTCAAATCGCCTCCATTATTGGCTTGATCGGGAACGCCGGTCAGTGCAATTATGCTGCCTCAAAAGCTGGCCTCATCGCCATGACGAAGTCACTGGCGAAGGAGCTGGGATCACGGGGTGTCCGCGTGAACGCGGTCGCGCCGGGGTTTATTGTCTCGAAGATGACAGACGCCCTTCCGACGGAAGTGCGTGATCAAATGCTGGCCAACACGCCACTGGGGCGCTTCGGCGCACCGGAGGATGTGGCGAATGCGGTGGCGTTTCTCGCATCGGATGACGCGTCCTACGTGACGGGTCAGGTTCTGAGCGTGAACGGTGGAATGTCAATGTGACAAAGCGCGGCGGGAACGATCCTGTCGCGATAAACGGACGAGTGCGAGGAGAATGATATCATGGCCAACAAATTGGAAGAACGGGTCAAGGCAATCATCGTCGAGCAATTGGGCGTCAATGCCGAGCAGGTCACACCCGAGGCGTCGTTCATTGACGATCTCGGCGCCGACTCGCTGGACACTGTGGAACTGATCATGGCGTTCGAAGAGGAGTTCGGGGCGGAGATCCCGGATGAGGACGCCGAGAAGCTGACCTCCGTCGGCAAGGTGATCGCGTATCTCGCCGGCAAAGGCTTCGACAAGGAATAATCGAGCCTGTCACTGCGACAAACCGGGGGACCGTTCGACGGAACCCCGGTTTTTTTGTTTTCTGGGTGCGGAGCCAGGCGACGCACGCGTCACACGGGTCTGGCGTTCAAGCGGATGTGAACCATGCGAATGAATGAGCGGCTGATTGTGGCGGTGGCCACGGGTTTCGGATTCGGTTACGCGCCTGTGGCGTCGGGGACGATCGGCACGCTGGTCGCGTTGCCGATCGTTTGGTGGGCGGCTGGTTTTCACGAGCAGTGGTGGTGGCAGGCCGCGCTGGCGGCGGGGCTGACGCTGCTGGCGGTTCCGATCTGCGATGCCGCCGAGAAGATCTTCGGCACGAAGGACGATGGGCGCATCGTGGCCGATGAGTGGATGTTGTTTCCCATCTGCCTGATCGGGCTCCCCGTGCGAGAGCACGGGCTCATCCTGCTGCCGCTCTGTTTCGTTGTTGCGCGCGTCTGCGACATTATCAAACCGCCGCCCGCGCGAAGGCTCGAGCGTGTGCCCGGCGGCGCCGGCATCGTGCTCGACGACCTGGTCGCCTCGCTCTATGCCCTGGCCGTCAACCACCTGACGTGGGAATGGATCCGCCCAGGCTGATCAGCGTGCGGCCGGAAAACGCCCAGAGGACGCGTCCGGCGAGATCCGCCTCGTTCCACGGCACCGGCAGCACCGGTATGGCCAGTCGGCGCAGCATCTCTCGGCAGGGCTTCGAGATCTCATCGCGCGACATCACCAGCACGGGCGTCCGCTGAGTCTGCGGATCGTTTCGCAGCTTGAGCAGCGTCTCGGAATTCGGATCCTGTCCGCAGCAGCATTCGAACACCAGCATGTCGGCCGCCTGCGTGGCGCACAGGCGCAGCGCGTCGTCCAGGGAGCGGGCGCTGTGGACGCGGTACCCGCGGTTCGCGAGTTGCCCCTCCAGCATCAGCGCCACATCTGCGGTCATGCAGAAAATCGCCACGGCGGGGGCGGCGGCCAGAGGCAGACGGATGGTCACGGCCGTGCCGCAGTCCGATCCAGGAACCGGGCTGGCCACGTGCAACGAGCCCCCGTGCAACTCGACGATCTCGCGCGAAATCGCGAGCCCCAGTCCCGATCCGGTCACATGGTCGCCGACCCGGAAATACCGCTGCGTGACCCGTGCCAGCGCATCCGGCGGAATTCCCACCCCGGTGTCGGAAACGGTGATCAGCGCAAACCCGGAATCCGCCGGGTCGCGTGCGAGCGAAACCGTGATTTGCCCGCCATCGTCGCCGCAGAATTTGACCGCATTGCCGACGACGTTGATCATGACCCGCTCGATCTTTTGGGCGTCGCACGTGCAAAACAGCTCAGCCGGCGGCATGTCGACCCGCATCCGAATATGCTTGGCGTCGGCTTGGACCCGCAGGGTCTCCACGCCAGCCTGAATCAGCGTCGTGCAGGGTGCCCGCGCCAGGGTCAGGGTGAGGGTTTTCGTTTCCACCTGGCGCAGGTCGAGGATGTCGTTCACCGTCGTCAGCAGCCGTTTGCAGTCCGATCCGAGCCGTTCGAGGTACATCACAGCCC contains:
- a CDS encoding 2,3-bisphosphoglycerate-independent phosphoglycerate mutase; this translates as MRPVAIIIRDGWGLNPRELGNAVFAAQTPNIDRYRTRYPWTRLACSGEAVGLPEGYQGSSEVGHLNMGAGRVVIQELKRIDDGLSTGELFRAEKWQALMAQWRKNKSRLHLLGLLQDEGVHAHQEHLFKIMRRAREEFPQGEIVIHPFLDGRDTPPRSTLEYLGRLEIEMAAVGHCRIGTVMGRYYAMDRSKNWALTDTAYHCLVCAEGRREASAVEAVRTSYAADRTPDGQEMGDEYIPCCVIGDYAGMGDGDAVMHTNYRQDRAIQLTQAFVLDGYAGKRKARPRVAYLGFTRYWDEFTEY
- a CDS encoding UDPGP type 1 family protein translates to MTFEHATEVLHHHGQGHVLRFWDRLDGAAREALLAQIATLDFESIARMREMLAAGGGAGAAGAPQPADVVTLDTAARAAAVARGEAELRAGRVGVLLVAGGQGSRLGYDGPKGAYVIGPASGATLFHYHARKVLALSRRHGVRVPFYILTSDTNDAATRAHFEEQGFFGLAREDVFFFMQGMWPALDASGRIILDAPGHIFMSPDGHGGTLSALAASGGLADMERRGLTTVFYFQVDNPLVEVADPAFIGLHLLEHADISIKVCAKREPQEGLGVVVMRDGRCEMVEYSELTDEQKHRRTPDGGLVFNYGSVAIHVFSLPFLRQEALRPLPLHLAHKKIPFCADDGTVVKPTANTGYKFEKFIFDVLPDAKRVVNLAFDRADEFSPVKNASGPDSPETCRRDLQAKWARWFAAAGVTLAPAAAGGSALPLEIDPAYALDAEELGRKAEMLKC
- a CDS encoding peptide chain release factor 2 (programmed frameshift) → MAIAIEDVMTRLDQLREGLVEMRGYLDIANRRERLNELEAQAAVPEFWNNAAAARDVIGKTNRERAFVKPFDGLCLAIEDAALLMDLARAEPDEAARDQAVQEAADAAARGEAIFRKLRMQSLLGGKLDASNAFLTIHSGAGGTESCDWADMLFRMYRRYCEDNGYELEVMDSQAGEEAGLKSITFAVRGAYAYGYLKGERGIHRLVRISPFDSAKRRHTSFCSLDVIAELEDDADVEVNEDDLRVDTYRSGGSGGQHVNKTDSAVRLTHLPTGIVVACQNERSQHKNRARAMSILKAKLYELQADQQRQEMERFYGEKGEIAWGSQIRSYVLQPYTMVKDHRTDEQTSNVQAVLDGALQPFIDAMLRLNATKQAG
- a CDS encoding transposase encodes the protein MQNTRQQNPMGQLWSSIQLWLFPVLEDEIGALDDKHRQFVAVCELCAPQDHIATYRWCGNGCPPSDRLTLCKAYIAKAVWNFATTRDLIDAIRHRPALRRLCGWESLGEVPSEATFSRAFDAFARDDRPQQIHEAMLKTHYGEKLAGHVSRDATAIHAREKAAAKPKANADLKRGRRRKDEPPAQPPEPTRMQRQLERDLKANLADLPTVCDWGCKKNSQDKTECWRGYKAHLDVIDGDIPVSFILTSASLHDSQVAIPLAQMTAERIINLYDLADAAYDAKEIREMSARLGHVAIIDHNARRGEKIEFSPAESRRYNERTAVERVNSHLHEEHGGRHVRVRGPVKVAAHLAFGLLVIAAEQMLRMLA
- the fabD gene encoding ACP S-malonyltransferase — its product is MGKASVFSGQGAQYVGMGRDLAAADGAILSIFDRANEVLGFDLKSRCFDGPIEALTQSNVCQPAIFVVSVACLRAYQARFPEARFDLTAGLSLGEWTALHAAGVLGFDETLRVLEARGRFMQEACGAREGGMVSIMGATADQLDALCSATGVTQANINSESQVVLSGAKAGIADAARLAGEMKLKAVPLAVAGAFHSPLMAPAREQLAGFLKTVPFGTPRMTVLSNVTGQPHPADGEAIKALMLRQVTESVRLLDCVRTARAAGVADFTEFGPGKVLSGLIKRIDKQFAVANIQDVPSLDALTPPA
- the fabG gene encoding 3-oxoacyl-[acyl-carrier-protein] reductase — its product is MGRFDGKIALVTGAGRGIGRIIAETLARDGADLVLCDVMPEPLEECAASITALGRKVLTVVTDVGNKDSVEACVARAVETFGRIDILVNNAGITRDKLLIRMSDEDWDLVLQINLKGAFLFSRAAARLMMKQRSGVMIQIASIIGLIGNAGQCNYAASKAGLIAMTKSLAKELGSRGVRVNAVAPGFIVSKMTDALPTEVRDQMLANTPLGRFGAPEDVANAVAFLASDDASYVTGQVLSVNGGMSM
- the acpP gene encoding acyl carrier protein, which translates into the protein MANKLEERVKAIIVEQLGVNAEQVTPEASFIDDLGADSLDTVELIMAFEEEFGAEIPDEDAEKLTSVGKVIAYLAGKGFDKE
- a CDS encoding phosphatidylglycerophosphatase A, yielding MRMNERLIVAVATGFGFGYAPVASGTIGTLVALPIVWWAAGFHEQWWWQAALAAGLTLLAVPICDAAEKIFGTKDDGRIVADEWMLFPICLIGLPVREHGLILLPLCFVVARVCDIIKPPPARRLERVPGGAGIVLDDLVASLYALAVNHLTWEWIRPG
- a CDS encoding HAMP domain-containing histidine kinase: MSKQAARTMRIDLAAVAAPGPRRATRRSDTVTTTAFSAKRHDRLDRDTPYDLLLESVYDAVLITNRYGRVIDFNGRAADFFLADEDRLLGLPVWNLLSGAGEALVDTIHSNLLSHKYTLIEAICLRTDGTSFTAEIAVNSLNLDEEGHQLCFFVRNITERKRDQEALEKAVERLQAHDRARMEFVSNVSHELRTPLTSMIYAVNNMLRGVVGPLPERAVMYLERLGSDCKRLLTTVNDILDLRQVETKTLTLTLARAPCTTLIQAGVETLRVQADAKHIRMRVDMPPAELFCTCDAQKIERVMINVVGNAVKFCGDDGGQITVSLARDPADSGFALITVSDTGVGIPPDALARVTQRYFRVGDHVTGSGLGLAISREIVELHGGSLHVASPVPGSDCGTAVTIRLPLAAAPAVAIFCMTADVALMLEGQLANRGYRVHSARSLDDALRLCATQAADMLVFECCCGQDPNSETLLKLRNDPQTQRTPVLVMSRDEISKPCREMLRRLAIPVLPVPWNEADLAGRVLWAFSGRTLISLGGSIPTSGG